The DNA segment GCTTTATGTATCTGATCTGAAGCAATTTCTCACTTCACAATGAACCACACAAGTAAATTAAGAAAACTCGAAGGAGCTTCTACGGCTAATCAGATTAATGCTACTCATTCGATAAATGCATTGAGTTAGAGCTTTACAACTTAAGAGCATAGCATATTGAAGGGTATGTCTCTCTTTTTTGCATGGAACGTCCTCAAATCTATGCCATTCAGCTCCACAACGACATATTAATTCAATCATTAGAGTTATTATAACAAAGAGTCACCAAAGTATACAAACCAACATAAAAGTAAAGACTAAGGTCTCTGAGACGAAgccaaaattatttgaactttgGAGAGTCATTTGCTTTTTTGGAGAGTCATTGTtggtttatataatttaaatatcaaGTTTAGATGatggtttgtttaaaaagtttatctttagtttggtttggtctctttaatttttttatttataatattttcatgaatttgttggagaataatattatttcacGTTTGgattgttttattcaattttatttatattattaaacagTTCAATTTGGTATTATAACTCACTGATTCTAAAGTTTAAACAATGTTAAATTGTCTGTACATGTTACAATTGTTTTATACAAAACCTAAACAAAGAAGATAAATGtatttaaatcataaatatGTTTAGTAACTTTTACTTATCTTAGTTATTATCCAGTATATGATTTCAAGTAATAAGAACAACAATTTGTACGTGTTAAAAACAACAATTTGTgagttaaattatttaaaatttgtagacACAAGGcaatgaataaataaaaaataatttatatttctaaaaatttaactttttaaaattgattgtaatatatatatatataatttatagagAAAATTCATATGATaaccatttttaagtttttgtcataagaataaccctaaaaaaaatatgcaaataCAATTCAagttcaaacaaaataatttatatagtaataggataaaaaataaaaattcagatGTATTAATCGCGCATAGCATCATTTACcaaaataatataacaacatttgAATCCAATAACATCAACAATAACCATTCTTAGCAGCTTGATGTGAATATAAGAGCAGGTTACATATCCATCAAATTCTACATACGCAAGTTTAATTCAATTTActaatattatagaaaaaatccgggcgtagcccggaaaacCCTCTAGTTTTAATAATACAGAAATTTAATTATCTTAAGAATTCGATATTTTTTTACTACAGTAGTGGGCCTTTTGAATTTTGATGATATGGGCCTACAGAATAAAGCTTATGACTAAGGCCCACTGCTCATTTTCTAATCGACCGTAGAAAAATTTGGCTAACCTCGAATCATCATCTCTCTCACTTCCTCAACAATTCGGCAAACCATGGCAATGGAAAACAGGCGGGAAATAATAGCAGTGGAGGAGGATTCTTAGCTTGTGGAAACTCCCCTCATCGCATCTTCAGTTTATCGAGAAAGATGGAGGATAGCGGGATAGGCGGCGGCGGGGGAAGAATCAGCAGGAACGGTGTGGTGATGAAGAAGGAAGGATTAGGGTTTTCTAATGAGGGATTGAGATTAGAGAATCCTTTCGCTTTCAAAGCTCTTCAAGTCTTCACTGGATTCGGCGTTGGTTGTGGAGTTGGAATCGGCAGTGGTGCTCCTTTAAATCTTGGTATAATACTCTCTCTCTTAAGGTTCTGATGAGACTGCGAATGGCGAATTAGGTTATATCTTGATTGAAATCAATTAGTGGTGTTGTTGCCACTGATGATTATGGTGGTTAAGCTAAATTATTCATAGTCCAAAACAGTGTGTCATTGCTTAGTGAATTGGTTGCTCtttatcatgcttgtgaatttTATTAATCCGTATTGGTCTTGTTGTTGTTTGATATTATCAGGTAGTATTCCAATGGTGGGGGAAGTTATGAGTGCAGCTAGAGGAGCTACCAGTGCATTTTCTGGGGCCACGCACCACGTCAATGATGCTGTACAGTTGACAAACTTGTGTACTATGCTCTTCCTTGCACTGTGTTGTTCTGAATCTGTTTGCGTACTTTGGCCATCTTTAGTTGAGGAAGCTGGGGGCTAGGAACATTAAAGCAGGTGTCGGATGTGGAGTTGGTTTCGGTCATGGTTTTGGAGTTGgtatgtttaattaaattcttcttctccattttgTTTCAAAGTATTCTTGAGACCCCTGAGCTCAAAAAAGCACTATTGCTCTCTTGTTGTCATTAACTTTTATCTATCGTTGACAGGCATCGCAGTGAAACCAAGTGCCATACACAAACTTCAAGCTTCTATTATGGTAAGCACCAATCTTTCAGCAAGTGTACATCATGTTTAGTTTGTGCGTTCACATGAAACCATGAGTATGTATCTTTCAAGGGAACTGCATCCAGCTTGATGACAAAACTCGGAAGAATGAGTGAGACCACCACAGATCAAACCGAGATAGAAGACCAGGCGCCTCAATCTCTGACGGAACACAAGAAACATGTGGAcacaaaagcatcttacaagaACCGTGGTTCCTCTAGTGACCCAAGAACGTTCGGTACTCGAACTGAGAAAGTAATCAACAGTTTCCTCGACAATCCAATTCTGACACAACAACAGGACACAACTGCTGAAGAACGACAGGTAACGATGCTGTCACAGCATGTTTCTCCTCTTTACTTTGATCTTAAAAAGCCGTCTGATGAATTTTCTTTTACTTCATGACGTTTGCAGGTCACACAATTAGAATCAGAGAGCTTAATGCTTCAGATGGTAGTGTCTCGTTCTATATATTCGTGTTTACACTTCATATGGTTTTAATTCATCCATGGTGGTGTTATATATCAACGTAATTCGTCTCTGTAGGTgctgaaacatcaaaaactcgtTAACGAACTAATGGAAGAGAACGAAACGCTTCGGAGGATAATCATAGAAGATCTCAAAGTTTCACCGGAAAAGCTCAAATCAGTTTCATCTTACGTGTACGAATCACCATGCAAAGATTGCTTCGAGTGTCgtagaaaacatagaagaaatagatgaagaATGATGTAAGCCAAAAAAAATTTCACATGCAAAGATCACAACGAACTATGAGTTCCTCTGCATTATTACATAACATTACAAAACTCTTGCACAAGCAAACAATGGATCTTGTTCAGACAGACTCTCCAGCTACTGTCTCTTCTCCATCATCTACTCTCGTCTAAGAGTGGTTCAGACGCAGGAACTGCAGAACAAATTAAGATAAAGTCAGATCACAGTTTCTTCAAATACACTCTCAtaagcaaaaacaaaactaGAAATGAGATTTGGTGCATTACCTTCATCAACATATCCAAGTTTCTCTCTAATTTCAGCAATAACCAGACGTGTCAACAGCAACCCAGCACAAAGAGCCCCAACGACCAACATATAGAACACAGCTTGCCAACCCAGAGTCGAAAGAAACCCTGTCAGAAGAGGACCCAAAGCCGCACCAGCAGAACCAGTCCCATCAATAATAGCAGTCACAGTGGCAAGAGCCCTTGAGTCCCCTTGCAAAGACTTATGCGTTCCGAGATCCGCTGAGACTGCGGTTGTGATGAGTGCATAAGGTCCATTGACAAACAAACCAGTAACCATCATGAGGAGGATGTTGACTGTCTGAGAGACACCTCCATAAAAATGGTACACAAGCATCGCTGGAATCGCAGCGTACATGAACGTTGCTGCGGTCGTAGCTCTTGCTTTGAATTTATCTGAAATGTAACCAGCAAGAATCCCTCCTACAATGCCTCCAACATCAAATAGCGTGGAGAGGTTCCCTGCTGTTTTCACAGACATATACTCTCCACCAATAGCTGCAAATAGAAATCAAAGatcattttccaaaaaaaaaaaaagctctatgatttgattataaaagaaaaaacttaCGTGTTTGGCTCAGATAAAACGGTAACCAATACAAGAACGTATAAGCGACCAACTTCGAGAAGAAGAGACACAATGCAAAGGGTATAACACCAGGAATCATACAAGCTTGCAAAAGTCCAACACCTGTTTTATGCTCATACCCTGGCTCTGAACCTGAACTCTCCCCTGCGACTTCAACATCTACTTCTTCGATGTTTCTTCTCCTTTTAATGAACTTACCGGAGTTAGAATTGATATCAGGAAACCCAACATCCTCAGGATACGCAGCCAAGAACAAGTAAACAAGAACGCCTCCTAAAGACATAACAAAACCAGGAGCTATAAACGACCACCCCCAACCGTATTCAAGAACACCCGCAGCTATCAAAGAACCACAGATATTCCCAACAGAAGTATGAGCATTCCAAATCCCCATTATAAGCGCTCTCTTCCTCTTCCCAAACCAGTTCCCGACCACCGCCACAACAGACGGCCAACCCGTCGCCTGAAACAACCCGGCCGCCATTTGCATCACCAGAAAGAACCAAAACGCGTGAACGTCCCAGAAGTAACCCATCCCAAACAGCCCCACGAAGAACCCACTCCCGATCATCCCCCAAGTCAGAAACAACCTGAGGTCCAAAGTATCCCCCAGATGTCCAGCGACGTACATCCCTAAAGAGTAACAAGCGAGAAACGCCACGTCGATCTCTCCTAACCTCGACGTACCACCTTTCCCGTTAAACGGCTCCCATCCTTTATTAACATGATCCGCGTCGGTTTCTTCTTCCTTCACGAACACGTTTCCCACAGGCCAAGGATAGGTGTTGATATGCTCTCGCGGTGGCTTAGTGCTCGGCTCTGGGTGCAAAACGCTTTTCACTATGCTGCTGGGTTTACGAGAAGCGTGGTAACAAGCGTACGCGATGA comes from the Brassica rapa cultivar Chiifu-401-42 chromosome A01, CAAS_Brap_v3.01, whole genome shotgun sequence genome and includes:
- the LOC103855498 gene encoding putative glycerol-3-phosphate transporter 4, which produces MATGSKRKTPPGILLLRRIRGRNWSPKTFRYAILLITFIAYACYHASRKPSSIVKSVLHPEPSTKPPREHINTYPWPVGNVFVKEEETDADHVNKGWEPFNGKGGTSRLGEIDVAFLACYSLGMYVAGHLGDTLDLRLFLTWGMIGSGFFVGLFGMGYFWDVHAFWFFLVMQMAAGLFQATGWPSVVAVVGNWFGKRKRALIMGIWNAHTSVGNICGSLIAAGVLEYGWGWSFIAPGFVMSLGGVLVYLFLAAYPEDVGFPDINSNSGKFIKRRRNIEEVDVEVAGESSGSEPGYEHKTGVGLLQACMIPGVIPFALCLFFSKLVAYTFLYWLPFYLSQTPIGGEYMSVKTAGNLSTLFDVGGIVGGILAGYISDKFKARATTAATFMYAAIPAMLVYHFYGGVSQTVNILLMMVTGLFVNGPYALITTAVSADLGTHKSLQGDSRALATVTAIIDGTGSAGAALGPLLTGFLSTLGWQAVFYMLVVGALCAGLLLTRLVIAEIREKLGYVDEVPASEPLLDESR
- the LOC103855507 gene encoding uncharacterized protein LOC103855507, producing the protein MEDSGIGGGGGRISRNGVVMKKEGLGFSNEGLRLENPFAFKALQVFTGFGVGCGVGIGSGAPLNLGSIPMVGEVMSAARGATSAFSGATHHVNDALRKLGARNIKAGVGCGVGFGHGFGVGIAVKPSAIHKLQASIMGTASSLMTKLGRMSETTTDQTEIEDQAPQSLTEHKKHVDTKASYKNRGSSSDPRTFGTRTEKVINSFLDNPILTQQQDTTAEERQVTQLESESLMLQMVLKHQKLVNELMEENETLRRIIIEDLKVSPEKLKSVSSYVYESPCKDCFECRRKHRRNR